From a single Salvelinus sp. IW2-2015 linkage group LG22, ASM291031v2, whole genome shotgun sequence genomic region:
- the LOC111949781 gene encoding P2Y purinoceptor 3-like codes for MNGNNNFTLCPISDSYKRILLPLTYSLVFVLGLTLNGALLWVVCFRTRTWSCSVIYLTNLAVADLLYVLSLPLLIVSYAMDDVWPFGDIICKVVRFFFCTNLHCSMMFLMCISVHRFLGVCYPITALRFRTKNLAVLTSGSVWVLVMLEISPTLVFAHTGFINNMTVCYEMTNPGQLYTYFPYDMFLDVVGFLVPFMIIIICYCSMMRVLYRAGRDNSQVGTENLNKSIRTILAVCLMFVLCFVPYHIARIVYLFIRVYVSSDCRVINLVMIGYKIWKPLVSFNSCANPLLYFLGSDRQRKKLWAQLFRSKMVHPAVCTVQPDIVLTVSSTARNQ; via the coding sequence ATGAATGGGAACAATAACTTCACCTTGTGTCCGATCTCGGACTCGTATAAAAGGATCCTTCTCCCTCTGACCTACAGCCTGGTGTTTGTTCTGGGTCTGACCCTGAATGGAGCACTGCTGTGGGTGGTGTGCTTCCGTACCCGGACCTGGAGCTGCTCTGTCATCTACCTGACCAACCTGGccgtggctgacctgctgtatgtGCTGTCCTTGCCGCTGCTCATTGTCAGCTATGCCATGGATGACGTATGGCCCTTCGGTGACATAATCTGCAAAGTCGTCAGATTCTTCTTCTGTACGAACCTCCACTGCAGCATGATGTTCCTCATGTGCATCAGCGTGCACCGTTTCCTCGGTGTGTGCTACCCGATTACTGCACTCCGGTTCAGGACCAAAAACCTGGCTGTTTTGACGTCTGGCTCGGTTTGGGTCCTGGTGATGCTGGAGATATCACCAACCCTTGTGTTTGCCCACACCGGGTTCATCAACAACATGACGGTGTGCTATGAAATGACCAACCCTGGCCAGTTGTATACTTACTTTCCTTACGACATGTTTCTGGATGTGGTTGGATTTCTGGTACCTTTTATGATTATTATAATCTGTTACTGCTCAATGATGAGAGTGCTCTACCGGGCTGGAAGGGACAACTCACAGGTAGGGACAGAGAATCTCAACAAGTCCATACGCACCATTCTGGCGGTGTGCTTGATGTTCGTGCTGTGTTTTGTGCCTTATCACATTGCRCGGATAGTGTACCTGTTCATACGCGTCTATGTATCCAGTGACTGTAGAGTCATCAACTTGGTGATGATCGGCTATAAGATATGGAAACCCCTGGTCAGCTTCAACAGCTGCGCAAACCCACTGCTGTACTTCCTGGGTTCGGACAGGCAACGGAAGAAGCTCTGGGCCCAGTTATTTAGGAGTAAGATGGTCCATCCCGCGGTGTGCACAGTACAGCCAGATATAGTACTCACCGTGTCTAGTACTGCCAGAAATCAGTGa